A stretch of Henckelia pumila isolate YLH828 chromosome 4, ASM3356847v2, whole genome shotgun sequence DNA encodes these proteins:
- the LOC140865113 gene encoding L-type lectin-domain containing receptor kinase IX.1-like — MHSISTIEIFSVFFFLVSIPATRSVSLSFNLSSFGSYENYRSINTNGDAYFSPQGIQLTPSEFNVSQIARVGRATYIEPLHLWDKNSGNLADFSTRFSFVIDSSGSPDFGDGITFFFAPVYSTIKLSTAHGASIGLNTDNGYANSSAETFFAVEFDTYQNSFDPSIPHVGIDVNSMVSVTSANWHNDITQGRENEAWISYSGRSKILSVNFTNIFNNVTSQGSLSFEIDLRDYMPEKVLFGFSGATGSYFERHTIKSWVFSSNLNLDITPKELPINPAIPKKKGLVFGLGIGLPTLILVLGFVVWFLNKFKKKRRCTKSDLDNEFERGAGAKKFSYIELANGTNDFAEGSKLGEGGFGKVYKGVLKGTQVAVKRLSSGSDQGVTEYESEVRIISQLRHRNLVKLIGWCHEIKDELLLVYDFLPNGSLDSHLFRRNSVVLAWEVRYKIAQGLASALLYLHQGWDQCVLHRDIKSSNIMLDSNFDAKLGDFGLARLVDHDKGSRTTLPAGTIGYRAPEYLVSCRASKESDVYSFGVVLLEITCGRKAIDGRFQENVLVEWVWKLYGAGKILEAADQSSRILKQNREEMERLLVVGLWCAHPDNQHRPKIREAMNAMNPEAELPHNLPQVMATRRYLTSYSNMVTSSGVNYNSSGRGTLRYN, encoded by the coding sequence ATGCACAGCATTTCCACCATTGAAATCTTCTCCGTCTTCTTCTTCCTCGTCTCCATCCCCGCGACTCGTTCGGTTTCATTGTCATTCAACCTCTCCAGCTTCGGATCTTACGAGAACTATCGCTCCATCAACACCAATGGAGATGCTTACTTCTCACCCCAAGGGATTCAGCTCACCCCAAGTGAATTCAACGTCTCACAGATAGCAAGAGTGGGTCGCGCCACATATATCGAGCCGCTGCATCTGTGGGACAAGAATTCCGGGAACTTGGCCGATTTTTCGACCCGTTTTTCCTTCGTGATAGATTCCAGCGGGAGTCCCGATTTCGGGGATGGAATCACCTTCTTCTTTGCGCCCGTGTATTCAACCATAAAACTATCTACTGCTCATGGTGCCAGCATCGGCCTGAACACAGATAACGGCTATGCAAATTCGTCAGCGGAGACCTTTTTCGCGGTCGAATTCGATACTTATCAGAACTCATTCGATCCATCCATCCCACATGTTGGAATCGATGTGAATTCCATGGTATCTGTTACATCCGCCAATTGGCATAATGATATTACTCAAGGGAGGGAAAATGAAGCTTGGATTAGCTATAGTGGCAGATCAAAGATTCTCAGCGTCAATTTCACAAACATTTTTAACAACGTAACTTCACAAGGTAGCCTCAGCTTTGAGATTGATCTTAGAGATTACATGCCTGAGAAAGTCTTGTTCGGATTCTCCGGCGCAACGGGTTCTTATTTTGAGAGACACACGATTAAATCTTGGGTTTTTTCTTCCAACTTAAACTTAGATATCACTCCCAAAGAGTTGCCCATTAATCCTGCTATACCAAAGAAGAAGGGATTAGTTtttggattaggcattggattaCCAACTTTGATTCTTGTTTTGGGATTTGTAGTCTGGTTCTTGAACAAGTTTAAGAAGAAGCGGAGATGTACTAAAAGTGATCTGGATAACGAATTCGAAAGGGGCGCTGGGGCAAAGAAGTTTTCCTACATTGAATTGGCGAATGGCACCAATGATTTTGCGGAGGGATCAAAGCTGGGAGAAGGAGGATTTGGTAAAGTTTACAAAGGTGTGTTGAAAGGAACCCAAGTTGCTGTGAAAAGGTTATCAAGTGGATCAGATCAAGGGGTAACAGAGTATGAATCAGAAGTGAGGATTATTAGCCAGTTGAGACACAGAAACCTCGTCAAACTCATCGGTTGGTGCCACGAAATTAAAGATGAACTCCTCCTTGTTTACGACTTCTTGCCAAATGGGAGCTTAGATTCACATCTCTTTCGACGTAATTCGGTGGTGTTGGCATGGGAAGTGAGGTACAAAATTGCACAGGGATTAGCCTCTGCTTTGTTGTATTTACATCAAGGATGGGATCAATGTGTACTCCACAGAGATATCAAGTCAAGCAACATCATGTTGGATTCTAACTTCGATGCCAAACTCGGTGATTTCGGCCTAGCTCGACTCGTAGATCACGACAAAGGGTCACGAACCACGCTCCCGGCAGGGACGATAGGGTACAGGGCACCCGAATATTTGGTCTCCTGCAGGGCCAGCAAAGAATCCGACGTATATAGTTTCGGGGTCGTTTTGTTAGAGATCACCTGTGGGAGAAAGGCCATTGATGGTAGATTTCAAGAAAATGTATTAGTGGAATGGGTGTGGAAACTTTACGGTGCCGGAAAAATACTTGAGGCGGCGGATCAAAGTTCAAGAATATTGAAGCAAAATCGTGAAGAAATGGAGAGATTGCTGGTTGTGGGACTATGGTGTGCTCATCCAGATAATCAGCATCGACCAAAGATACGCGAAGCAATGAATGCGATGAATCCTGAAGCTGAATTGCCCCATAATCTTCCACAAGTGATGGCGACGCGTAGATATTTAACTTCTTATTCGAACATGGTTACAAGTTCTGGCGTCAATTACAATAGCAGCGGCCGTGGTACTCTCCGgtataactaa